A window from Culex pipiens pallens isolate TS chromosome 3, TS_CPP_V2, whole genome shotgun sequence encodes these proteins:
- the LOC120431079 gene encoding calcium release-activated calcium channel protein 1-like yields the protein MHLHPSCSETNLCPNSPYYKPLSKSASSGITAAAAAPASGGTIVPSGGGSAQHKHSPLIGGGAGNTGANIFNGLSAFAATGGGGGGGFGAANRTSAYLADEGAAIRRSALSTMSQQGDEYNSPNYLSWRKLQLSRAKLKASSKTSALLSGFAMVAMVEVQLDEKTNVPPAMLIAFAICTTLLVAVHMLALMISTCILPNIETVCNLHSISLVNESPHERLHWYIETAWAFSTLLGLILFLLEIAILCWVKFYDLNTTAAWSACIVLIPVLVVFVAFAFHFYRSLMTHKYEVTVSGIQELEMLKDNLDHQHHHGPPYQSVQIV from the exons ATGCATTTACACCCGAGCTGCTCAGAAACGAATCTCTGCCCGAACTCGCCGTACTACAAACCATTGAGCAAGTCGGCGTCTTCCGGAATAactgcggctgctgctgctcctgctTCCGGTGGCACCATCGTTCCGAGTGGCGGTGGTTCCGCCCAGCACAAGCATTCGCCGCTGATTGGTGGTggtgctggcaacactggtgcGAACATTTTCAACGGTCTTTCGGCGTTTGCGGCCACCGGTGGTGGTGGAGGCGGCGGATTCGGGGCCGCGAACCGTACCAGTGCCTACCTGGCCGACGAGGGTGCTGCCATT CGACGTTCGGCGCTCAGCACAATGTCCCAGCAGGGCGATGAGTACAACTCGCCCAACTACCTGTCCTGGCGGAAGCTGCAGCTGAGCCGGGCCAAGCTGAAGGCGTCCAGCAAGACGTCGGCGCTGCTGTCCGGATTTGCCATG GTCGCCATGGTGGAGGTCCAGCTGGACGAGAAGACGAACGTCCCGCCGGCCATGCTGATCGCGTTCGCCATCTGCACGACGCTCCTCGTCGCCGTCCACATGCTCGCCCTCATGATCAGCACGTGCATCCTGCCGAACATCGAAACCGTGTGCAATCTGCACAGCATCTCCCTCGTCAACGAATCGCCGCACGAGCGCCTCCACTGGTACATCGAGACGGCGTGGGCCTTCTCGACGCTGCTCGGGTTGATTCTGTTCCTGCTGGAGATTGCCATCCTGTGCTGGGTCAAGTTTTACGACCTCAACACGACCGCCGCCTGGTCCGCCTGCATCGTCCTCATCCCGGTGCTGGTCGTGTTTGTCGCGTTTGCGTTCCACTTTTACCGCTCGCTCATGACGCACAAGTACGAGGTGACCGTGTCCGGCATTCAGGAGCTGGAGATGCTCAAGGACAATCTGGACCATCAGCATCACCACGGGCCACCGTACCAGTCGGTGCAGATCGTTTGA